From Epinephelus lanceolatus isolate andai-2023 chromosome 2, ASM4190304v1, whole genome shotgun sequence, one genomic window encodes:
- the rpl12 gene encoding large ribosomal subunit protein uL11 isoform X1 — protein sequence MPPKFDPNEIKIVYMRCTGGEVGATSALAPKIGPLGLSPKKVGDDIAKATGDWKGLRITVKLTIQNRQAAVEVVPSASALIIKALKEPPRDRKKVKNIKHSGSVTFDEIVSIARVMRPRSIARELSGTIKEILGTAQSVGCTIDGRPPHDVIDDINSGKVECPSE from the exons ATGCCTCCTAAATTCGACCCCAACGAGATAAAGATTG TGTACATGAGGTGCACAGGAGGAGAAGTCGGAGCCACCTCAGCTCTGGCCCCCAAAATCGGGCCTCTGGGTCTG TCTCCCAAGAAAGTTGGTGACGACATTGCCAAGGCCACTGGTGACTGGAAGGGCCTGAGGATCACTGTGAAGCTGACCATCCAGAACAGGCAGGCAGCG GTTGAGGTCGTTCCCTCTGCATCTGCTCTGATCATCAAGGCTCTGAAGGAGCCTCCTCGTGACAGGAAGAAGGTCAAGAACA TCAAGCACAGCGGGAGCGTGACCTTCGATGAGATTGTGAGCATTGCTCGCGTCATGAGGCCTCGCTCCATCGCCAGAGAGCTCTCAG GAACCATCAAAGAGATCCTGGGAACCGCTCAGTCTGTCGGATGCACCATTGATGGCCGTCCTCCCCATGACGTCATCGATGACATCAACAGCGGCAAAGTCGAGTGTCCATCCGAGTAA
- the rpl12 gene encoding large ribosomal subunit protein uL11 isoform X2, whose translation MRCTGGEVGATSALAPKIGPLGLSPKKVGDDIAKATGDWKGLRITVKLTIQNRQAAVEVVPSASALIIKALKEPPRDRKKVKNIKHSGSVTFDEIVSIARVMRPRSIARELSGTIKEILGTAQSVGCTIDGRPPHDVIDDINSGKVECPSE comes from the exons ATGAGGTGCACAGGAGGAGAAGTCGGAGCCACCTCAGCTCTGGCCCCCAAAATCGGGCCTCTGGGTCTG TCTCCCAAGAAAGTTGGTGACGACATTGCCAAGGCCACTGGTGACTGGAAGGGCCTGAGGATCACTGTGAAGCTGACCATCCAGAACAGGCAGGCAGCG GTTGAGGTCGTTCCCTCTGCATCTGCTCTGATCATCAAGGCTCTGAAGGAGCCTCCTCGTGACAGGAAGAAGGTCAAGAACA TCAAGCACAGCGGGAGCGTGACCTTCGATGAGATTGTGAGCATTGCTCGCGTCATGAGGCCTCGCTCCATCGCCAGAGAGCTCTCAG GAACCATCAAAGAGATCCTGGGAACCGCTCAGTCTGTCGGATGCACCATTGATGGCCGTCCTCCCCATGACGTCATCGATGACATCAACAGCGGCAAAGTCGAGTGTCCATCCGAGTAA